A single window of Modestobacter italicus DNA harbors:
- a CDS encoding ABC transporter ATP-binding protein: MDAAVTVTDLVVHRGARRVLHEVGCTVPPGQVTGLLGPSGSGKSTLMRAIVGVQQVRSGQVTVLGRPAGSAELRSRVGYVTQAPSVYADLTVRQNVRYFAALHGRGAAAADAAIADVGLTDAAGQLVEQLSGGQRGRVSLACALVGEPELLVLDEPTVGLDPVLRVELWSRFHALADAGTTLVVSSHVMDEAARCDRLLLLREGRLLSDSTPAELRSRGGTDDLEEAFLHLVRETQQEVAA, encoded by the coding sequence ATGGACGCCGCTGTCACCGTCACCGACCTGGTCGTGCACCGCGGTGCGCGCCGGGTCCTGCACGAGGTGGGGTGCACCGTCCCGCCCGGCCAGGTCACCGGCCTGCTGGGGCCGAGCGGGAGCGGCAAGAGCACCCTGATGCGCGCCATCGTGGGCGTGCAGCAGGTGCGGTCGGGGCAGGTCACCGTGCTGGGCCGGCCCGCCGGCTCGGCCGAGCTCCGCTCGCGGGTCGGCTACGTCACCCAGGCCCCCAGCGTGTACGCCGACCTCACCGTCCGGCAGAACGTCCGGTACTTCGCCGCGCTGCACGGCCGGGGGGCCGCGGCCGCCGACGCCGCGATCGCCGACGTCGGCCTCACCGACGCGGCCGGCCAGCTCGTCGAGCAGCTCTCCGGCGGCCAGCGCGGGCGCGTGTCGCTGGCCTGCGCGCTGGTAGGCGAGCCCGAGCTGCTGGTGCTCGACGAGCCGACGGTCGGCCTCGACCCGGTGCTGCGGGTGGAGCTGTGGAGCCGCTTCCACGCCCTGGCCGACGCCGGGACGACGCTGGTCGTCTCCAGCCACGTGATGGACGAGGCCGCCCGCTGCGACCGGCTGCTGCTGCTCCGCGAGGGCCGGCTGCTCAGCGACTCCACGCCGGCGGAGCTGCGCAGCCGCGGCGGCACCGACGACCTGGAAGAGGCGTTCCTCCACCTGGTGCGGGAGACCCAGCAGGAGGTGGCGGCGTGA